A segment of the Thermodesulfobacteriota bacterium genome:
GCGTGGCGGTTCTTGGAACATTGGCCTCACCGACTACTTACGGTGTGCCGACCGCCTCAGGAACAATCCTGGCAACAAGGACTACGGCCTCGGCTTCCGTGTCTGCCTCTCCTCCAGTATTCCCTGATCTTACTCTTTGACCTTTTTATTCGTTGGGAAATACCCGATTATTGCCACGCTGCCTAAATTTTCCACATACCTATGGCAATGAGTGCCATTTTCCACCAAGGCCTTTTGAGCTCAGCCTGGGCCAGTTCCCACTGAATACGATATTCCTCTTTGGCCTGCTCTTCTTTCTGGAGCTTCACCCTGAGCTGCTCCATCGCCTCTTCCTGCTGCTGCTGCCTGAACTGCTCTTCGGCAATAATCTTCTGAGCCTGAACGAGAGCCTCGTCCTTCTGAACAATGGACTCATGGGCATCCTGAAGGACCTTCTGAGCCTCCTTTATGACGGTGTCCTTCTGCCTGATCTCTTCGCTGATGAACTCCGGGGGCGCGGGAAGGGCTTTCAATTTTCTGTCGAGCTCTTCAAATTTATAGCGGTACATCATCATGCCCTGCTCTAATTGTGAACACCTCTGCTCCCATTCTCTTCTATGCTGGTCATAGGTTTCAAAGTTTACGACGTTCATCTGAACGCCCTCACCCCGTTCAGAATGAACACCCTGCACAAAGGGCCGTTCACCGAACGCCTCTTGAACGCCCTGAGAATCAAGCTCTTCCTTATGTATAAGCCAATATTCGCCATGCTTTGAGTGCTCTTTTTTAACCCGTTCAATTATTTTTCTCTGGATCAGCCTCCTGAGGGAAGAAGGAGTCTTACCTGTTATTTTGCTTGCTTCCTGAAGAGTAAACCATTCCCGTTCATCTACCTGTTCACTGAACATGCTGTGAACGCCCCTTTCTTTGAAAAATAAATAGGATCACGGACTATCGATTGATA
Coding sequences within it:
- a CDS encoding helix-turn-helix domain-containing protein; its protein translation is MFSEQVDEREWFTLQEASKITGKTPSSLRRLIQRKIIERVKKEHSKHGEYWLIHKEELDSQGVQEAFGERPFVQGVHSERGEGVQMNVVNFETYDQHRREWEQRCSQLEQGMMMYRYKFEELDRKLKALPAPPEFISEEIRQKDTVIKEAQKVLQDAHESIVQKDEALVQAQKIIAEEQFRQQQQEEAMEQLRVKLQKEEQAKEEYRIQWELAQAELKRPWWKMALIAIGMWKI